From Microcaecilia unicolor chromosome 11, aMicUni1.1, whole genome shotgun sequence, the proteins below share one genomic window:
- the LOC115480360 gene encoding carbonic anhydrase 15-like, whose translation MLLTWDRMRAPGCFLTLITFPVMLRQASGAGKWCYDSQDVSCGPAHWKDVNHNCGGENQSPINLDRTRMHRNQNLGNIIFQGYDRAPPGMWRLMNNGHSVLVRLEGETVIGNMNISGAGLPNTFQALQFHFHWGSPMSDGSEHTVDGKQYPMELHIVHLNAKYRSVAEATKDPNGLAVLGFLFTIAEADNPNYNTILAGLKNVSLKGNSVDLASTFRLDNLLPSMEKLSRYYRYQGSLTTPDCEEAVIWTVFEDTISISHAQLNEFVDTVHFTAISETPVKMKNNFRPPQPLKNRKVYASKYTMINHSASVHVSQFTFLFLLLLGQMQLHL comes from the exons ATGCTTCTCACCTGGGACAGAATGAGAGCACCAGGGTGCTTCCTAACTTTAATCACTTTCCCAGTGATGTTAAGGCAAGCATCTGGAGCAG GTAAATGGTGTTATGACTCACAGGACGTCAGCTGTG GTCCGGCTCACTGGAAGGATGTTAACCACAACTGTGGAGGGGAGAACCAGTCCCCTATTAACTTAGACAGGACTCGAATGCACAGAAACCAGAACTTGGGCAATATCATCTTTCAAGGATACGACAGAGCTCCTCCTGGCATGTGGAGGTTAATGAATAATGGACACTCAG TACTGGTGCGTCTGGAAGGCGAGACAGTGATTGGGAACATGAATATCAGTGGAGCTGGCCTCCCCAACACGTTCCAGGCCTTACAATTCCACTTCCATTGGGGAAGTCCTATGAGTGATGGCTCTGAGCACACTGTGGATGGCAAGCAGTACCCCATGGAG TTGCACATTGTTCATCTGAATGCCAAGTACCGAAGTGTTGCAGAGGCAACGAAGGATCCAAATGGGTTGGCAGTTCTGGGTTTCTTATTCACA ATAGCAGAGGCTGATAACCCAAATTATAACACTATCCTGGCAGGCTTGAAGAATGTGTCCCTTAAAG GAAACTCTGTAGACCTTGCATCTACCTTTCGCCTGGATAATCTCCTTCCCAGCATGGAAAAGCTTTCCAGGTATTACCGTTACCAAGGCTCACTGACCACGCCTGACTGTGAGGAGGCTGTTATCTGGACAGTATTTGAGGACACGATCTCTATCAGCCATGCTCAG CTCAATGAGTTTGTGGACACAGTTCACTTTACTGCTATCAGTGAGACCCCTGTGAAGATGAAGAACAACTTCCGCCCACCCCAGCCTCTGAAGAACCGAAAGGTCTATGCTTCTAAATATACCATGATCAACCACAGTGCCTCTGTCCATGTGAGTCAGTTCACCTtcctcttcctgctgctgctgggacAGATGCAGCTTCACTTGTAA